Proteins encoded in a region of the Candidatus Desulfatibia profunda genome:
- the moaC gene encoding cyclic pyranopterin monophosphate synthase MoaC, with product MQEFTHIDKHGHVRMVDVTDKEATLRMAVAQGVVAMNPATFEKIENQTVQKGNVLEAARIAGIMAAKKTSELIPMCHSLNITHIQIDFFPDKDTSSIRIEASVRIVGQTGVEMEALTAVSVTALTIYDMCKSYDRKMTMSDICLVEKSGGKSGPFIRKKDEL from the coding sequence ATGCAAGAATTTACACACATAGACAAACATGGGCATGTCCGGATGGTTGATGTCACGGATAAGGAAGCGACGCTGCGTATGGCAGTTGCTCAAGGGGTTGTTGCCATGAATCCGGCGACGTTTGAAAAAATAGAGAACCAAACCGTTCAAAAGGGCAATGTCCTTGAAGCGGCCAGGATTGCCGGTATTATGGCGGCAAAAAAAACTTCGGAACTCATTCCCATGTGCCATTCTCTGAACATAACGCACATCCAGATCGATTTTTTCCCGGACAAAGACACAAGTTCCATCAGGATTGAGGCCTCGGTTCGCATCGTTGGTCAGACCGGTGTTGAAATGGAGGCATTGACGGCGGTGTCGGTAACCGCTCTGACGATCTATGACATGTGCAAATCGTACGACCGCAAAATGACCATGTCCGATATATGCCTTGTCGAAAAATCAGGCGGCAAAAGCGGCCCTTTCATAAGAAAAAAAGATGAACTATAA